One window of the Chitinophaga niabensis genome contains the following:
- a CDS encoding RagB/SusD family nutrient uptake outer membrane protein, whose translation MKNIIIRSMVVLALCMVATSCGKDLLDQKNPNSLGAEEFWKTESDAQKGVNAIYHMFYQNGGFGRWIYFRLDLTGDEGFSNSPWIELADWTRFNYINYNFWEGSVNTFRDIYKAIFRCNQVLAKVPDIEFTDAKKKDALLAEAKFLRAFYYYYAAILYENVPVVTTPQSPADAPKAGTLAEVWTQVEKDLTEAGAALPEQYTGDNIGRATKGAAMALLGKVYMQQKKWPEAKTALDYLVTGAGKNYYDLVAFVDNFRANNENNKESVFEIQFSDANKTGEGDGPSSNMGCNRAQFFAPRSIGWSDGQARYWIVDEFKKERTIDNRLDPRLQYTLFYPALEADFGNKTYGRSWEWGANEAWFKKYSRDYYRNNEDYFNEINVRNIRFADVLLMYAEVLNELGQTGAAYQYVDRVRTRSNMANLAVAYPAIGTDKTLFRNRLKIERTLELCGESVRWADLKRWGDLDTQAAVDIVATRDPDFRNFKVGKNIRLPIPLSEIQNNPNLTGHQNAGY comes from the coding sequence ATGAAAAATATTATCATAAGATCAATGGTTGTGCTTGCTTTGTGTATGGTTGCAACATCATGCGGAAAGGATCTGCTGGATCAGAAAAATCCCAATTCCCTGGGCGCTGAAGAATTTTGGAAAACAGAGAGTGATGCGCAGAAGGGGGTGAATGCTATTTACCATATGTTTTACCAGAACGGAGGATTTGGCCGCTGGATCTACTTCCGGCTGGACCTTACCGGGGATGAGGGTTTCAGTAACAGCCCATGGATAGAACTGGCAGACTGGACCCGTTTTAACTACATTAACTATAACTTCTGGGAAGGCAGCGTAAATACTTTCCGTGACATTTACAAGGCAATTTTCCGATGCAACCAGGTGCTTGCCAAAGTTCCGGACATTGAATTCACGGATGCAAAGAAAAAGGATGCACTATTGGCCGAAGCCAAATTCCTGCGTGCTTTCTATTATTACTATGCAGCTATTTTGTATGAAAATGTACCGGTTGTAACAACTCCGCAATCACCTGCCGATGCTCCTAAAGCCGGAACACTGGCTGAAGTTTGGACGCAGGTAGAGAAAGACCTTACTGAAGCAGGCGCAGCATTGCCTGAACAATATACAGGCGACAATATCGGAAGGGCTACAAAAGGAGCTGCAATGGCCCTTTTAGGTAAAGTATATATGCAGCAGAAGAAATGGCCGGAGGCTAAAACAGCGCTTGACTACCTGGTGACCGGTGCGGGTAAAAACTACTATGACCTGGTTGCTTTCGTGGATAATTTCCGCGCCAATAATGAAAACAACAAGGAGTCCGTATTTGAAATACAGTTTTCAGATGCGAATAAAACCGGCGAAGGGGATGGGCCTTCTTCCAATATGGGATGTAACAGGGCGCAGTTCTTTGCACCACGCAGCATCGGCTGGTCAGATGGCCAGGCCCGTTATTGGATAGTAGATGAATTTAAGAAGGAGAGGACCATTGATAACAGGCTTGATCCCCGTTTACAGTACACGCTGTTCTATCCTGCACTGGAAGCTGATTTTGGCAATAAAACGTATGGCCGCAGCTGGGAATGGGGTGCTAATGAGGCCTGGTTCAAAAAATATTCCCGTGATTACTACCGTAATAACGAAGATTATTTCAATGAGATCAATGTTCGCAATATCAGGTTTGCTGATGTATTACTGATGTATGCGGAAGTGTTGAATGAATTAGGACAAACAGGGGCTGCTTATCAGTATGTGGACAGGGTAAGGACCCGCTCCAATATGGCGAACCTTGCTGTCGCCTATCCTGCCATTGGCACTGATAAAACGCTTTTCAGGAATCGTTTAAAAATTGAAAGAACACTGGAACTTTGCGGAGAAAGTGTACGCTGGGCCGATCTGAAACGTTGGGGAGATCTGGATACACAGGCCGCCGTTGATATCGTAGCCACACGTGATCCTGACTTCAGGAATTTTAAAGTGGGTAAAAATATCAGGCTTCCAATACCGCTATCCGAAATTCAGAACAATCCTAATCTTACTGGTCATCAAAATGCAGGTTATTAA
- a CDS encoding SusC/RagA family TonB-linked outer membrane protein → MKKLYLSAMLHSRCKQLFPLISFFLLSSFAAFSQVTISGKVTDSTGTALPGATVVEKGTTKAALTSGDGSFTINVSSDKAILVVRFVGFQTVEKAAVNGMSIVLQQLESKLEDFVVVGYGAQRKKDLTGAVSVVKAEDIQKRQVTTVAEALQGQASGIKVRSAGQPGSEAQIQIRGLKNLSDANPLYVIDGLITTANRDFNPDDIESLQILKDASAAAIYGSRAANGVIIITTKKGKNGPMRVEVSAKAATQTIPRYKLADTNEFTKLNYMAYDNAGVPRQNLQVQNNTDWQDVAFRTGNMQDYNASFSGGSNNGSYLVSAGYFDNKGTVIGTNFNRLSLRVNTQGKKGIFTIGENLAISYAKAKEMQGNPIVDVVRLLPTIPVYDPANPGGYGYGSEANARTFGTNPLAIANLQNTTNANLRIRGNLFSELQFLPSLKYRLNLGLETSNDHYKFIRKVGNWTLNQPIDPSRLIENRAQFFSGLIENTLNFNKTFDKHTINVIAGQSYQRTNYELIGASKLNMLFNPSTGQYYDILDQGNSALANGYRLRTDLISYFGRLEYSYADKYLLNAVVRNDASSKFGSSYNTKTFPSVSGAWRISKEDFFSSSFINDLKVRASYGTLGSNNINEYEYQAIINTFSTVVFGPGQAQQPGATQVQLANSDLRWEVLTQQNYGVDAGFLDNRLTVTAEYFITNTKDVLLNYPILLTTGNDGGNPRVNGVTLANRGFELSANYREDRTAFKYGIGLNVTRLKNEVVDLGYGKNKTFVGNTVTQQGQPIGMWYVLETDGLFQTQAEVDNYKNKTGVVIQPSSKPGDIRFKDNNGDGQITNDDKAIVGSPWPKLEMGLNFNAAYKGFEFTMDWFASFGAKVFNGPRSVTDRFDDNSNYRKGIQPWTPENPNTSTPRAYYGTTLNSRGDIDRWLENGSFARMKYIGLSYKLPSTVVKRIGFADAQVSISGQNLITITKYTGLDPEFSNTSIFEKGFDYGAFPNLRTFTVGINFGF, encoded by the coding sequence ATGAAAAAACTTTACTTGTCTGCTATGCTGCATAGCAGATGTAAACAATTGTTTCCACTAATTTCCTTTTTCCTTCTTTCTTCATTTGCTGCTTTTTCGCAGGTTACCATTTCAGGTAAGGTAACTGATAGTACCGGAACTGCATTGCCCGGCGCTACCGTTGTAGAGAAGGGAACTACAAAAGCTGCACTGACCAGTGGAGATGGGAGTTTTACAATTAATGTCAGTTCAGACAAAGCTATTCTTGTAGTTCGCTTTGTTGGTTTTCAGACAGTTGAAAAAGCCGCTGTTAATGGTATGTCAATAGTGCTACAGCAGCTTGAAAGTAAACTGGAGGACTTTGTAGTAGTAGGTTATGGCGCGCAGCGGAAAAAAGACCTTACAGGCGCTGTATCTGTTGTTAAAGCGGAGGATATTCAAAAGCGTCAGGTTACAACAGTTGCTGAGGCATTGCAGGGGCAGGCCAGTGGTATAAAGGTGCGTTCGGCAGGCCAGCCGGGCTCTGAGGCACAGATCCAGATCCGGGGTTTGAAAAATCTCTCAGATGCCAATCCATTATATGTAATTGATGGTTTGATCACTACCGCCAACCGGGATTTTAACCCTGACGACATTGAATCCCTTCAGATCCTGAAAGATGCATCTGCTGCTGCTATCTATGGATCGAGAGCAGCGAACGGTGTGATCATCATCACCACCAAAAAGGGAAAGAATGGTCCTATGAGAGTGGAGGTGTCGGCAAAAGCTGCTACCCAAACAATACCACGTTATAAGCTGGCGGATACCAATGAGTTCACTAAACTGAACTACATGGCATATGATAATGCCGGTGTGCCCAGGCAGAACCTCCAGGTGCAGAATAATACAGACTGGCAGGATGTGGCTTTCCGCACGGGTAATATGCAGGATTATAACGCCAGTTTTTCCGGCGGCAGCAATAATGGAAGTTACCTGGTGTCTGCCGGGTATTTTGACAATAAAGGAACGGTGATCGGCACTAATTTTAACCGGCTTAGCCTCAGGGTAAATACGCAGGGTAAGAAAGGCATATTTACCATCGGGGAGAACCTGGCCATCAGTTATGCCAAAGCAAAGGAAATGCAGGGAAATCCCATCGTGGATGTGGTACGTTTACTGCCCACCATACCTGTTTACGATCCTGCCAACCCGGGAGGTTACGGATATGGAAGTGAAGCGAATGCCCGTACATTTGGAACAAATCCCCTGGCAATAGCCAATCTCCAGAATACTACCAATGCCAACCTGCGCATAAGGGGTAACCTGTTTTCCGAATTGCAGTTCCTGCCTTCCCTGAAATATCGTCTGAACCTGGGGCTTGAAACCAGCAACGATCACTACAAATTTATCAGGAAGGTGGGTAACTGGACGCTGAACCAGCCAATTGATCCTTCCAGGCTGATCGAGAACCGGGCACAGTTTTTTTCAGGCCTGATAGAGAATACCCTGAACTTCAATAAAACATTTGATAAACACACCATCAATGTAATAGCAGGCCAGTCGTACCAGCGCACAAATTATGAACTGATCGGGGCAAGCAAGCTTAACATGTTGTTCAATCCAAGCACCGGTCAGTATTACGATATATTGGACCAGGGTAATTCTGCACTGGCCAATGGTTACAGATTACGTACAGACCTGATATCCTATTTCGGGAGGTTGGAATATAGTTATGCAGACAAATACCTGTTGAATGCCGTTGTTCGTAATGACGCTTCTTCAAAATTCGGGTCTTCTTATAACACAAAAACCTTCCCCTCTGTTTCCGGAGCATGGCGGATCAGCAAGGAAGATTTCTTTTCCTCATCCTTCATCAACGATCTGAAGGTGAGGGCAAGTTATGGTACCCTGGGTAGCAATAACATTAATGAATATGAATACCAGGCAATCATCAATACATTTTCTACGGTTGTTTTTGGCCCGGGGCAGGCACAACAGCCTGGTGCTACACAGGTACAACTGGCCAACTCCGATCTGCGCTGGGAGGTGTTAACACAGCAGAACTATGGTGTGGATGCCGGTTTCCTGGATAACAGGTTAACAGTAACGGCAGAGTACTTCATCACCAATACAAAGGATGTACTCTTAAACTATCCCATATTGCTCACTACCGGAAATGATGGTGGCAATCCCCGGGTGAATGGTGTTACGCTTGCCAACCGTGGCTTTGAGTTAAGTGCAAATTACCGGGAAGACCGTACGGCTTTTAAATATGGTATCGGCTTAAATGTTACCAGGTTGAAAAATGAAGTAGTAGACCTGGGGTATGGGAAAAACAAAACTTTTGTAGGTAATACCGTTACACAGCAGGGGCAACCCATTGGTATGTGGTATGTATTGGAAACAGACGGTTTGTTTCAAACCCAGGCGGAGGTAGATAATTACAAGAACAAAACAGGCGTAGTGATCCAGCCCTCTTCCAAACCTGGTGATATACGCTTTAAAGACAATAATGGAGACGGGCAGATCACCAATGATGATAAAGCCATTGTAGGCAGCCCATGGCCTAAACTTGAAATGGGGCTTAATTTTAATGCCGCTTATAAAGGATTTGAGTTTACGATGGACTGGTTTGCTTCATTTGGTGCCAAAGTATTCAATGGCCCTCGCAGCGTAACGGACAGGTTTGACGATAATTCCAATTACAGGAAAGGTATCCAGCCATGGACACCTGAAAACCCCAACACAAGCACCCCCAGGGCTTATTATGGAACTACTTTAAATTCAAGGGGAGATATAGACAGGTGGCTGGAGAACGGAAGTTTCGCCCGTATGAAGTACATCGGCCTTTCCTATAAACTTCCATCAACGGTTGTTAAAAGGATCGGTTTTGCGGATGCGCAGGTTTCCATATCAGGACAAAATTTAATCACCATTACCAAATACACAGGTCTTGATCCGGAGTTTAGTAATACCAGCATTTTCGAAAAGGGATTTGATTATGGAGCTTTCCCTAATCTCAGAACATTTACCGTTGGTATCAATTTTGGATTTTAA